One genomic segment of Aminivibrio sp. includes these proteins:
- a CDS encoding 1-acyl-sn-glycerol-3-phosphate acyltransferase gives MTLSNKLFYFLVKWFFYIALKAYNRISIRWFSPLPRRNYIVIANHCSNLDPVVLGAIFPGRLRFLAKSELFEPFIFGSMVRALGAIPVQKQDSQSAGAALRTFLKLLEEGENVLLFPEGARSLDGKLQPLEGGAALIAVKSGAPVVPAFVAGTFEAMPPGAKFVKPLHLSVIVGETIETSDYASLGREGRDKLLKKLEEELASLEPKARALL, from the coding sequence ATGACGCTGTCCAATAAACTGTTTTATTTTTTAGTAAAATGGTTTTTCTACATCGCTCTCAAGGCGTACAACAGGATTTCAATCCGCTGGTTCTCGCCGCTTCCCCGCCGGAATTACATCGTCATAGCCAATCACTGCAGCAATCTTGATCCCGTGGTCCTTGGAGCTATTTTCCCCGGAAGGCTGCGTTTTCTGGCCAAGTCGGAACTGTTTGAGCCCTTTATTTTCGGGAGCATGGTCCGTGCCCTTGGCGCCATTCCGGTGCAGAAACAGGACAGCCAGAGTGCCGGAGCGGCCCTGAGGACATTTTTAAAGCTGCTCGAAGAGGGTGAAAATGTGCTTCTTTTTCCTGAGGGCGCCCGGTCCCTCGACGGGAAACTCCAGCCTTTGGAAGGAGGAGCCGCCCTTATCGCGGTCAAATCAGGAGCGCCTGTCGTTCCTGCCTTTGTCGCCGGAACATTTGAGGCCATGCCTCCGGGAGCAAAATTCGTCAAGCCGCTCCACCTGTCGGTGATTGTCGGCGAGACCATTGAAACAAGCGACTATGCAAGTCTGGGCAGAGAGGGAAGAGACAAGCTGCTCAAAAAACTGGAAGAAGAACTGGCATCCCTGGAACCCAAGGCCAGGGCCCTTCTTTGA
- a CDS encoding pseudouridine synthase — MNAKIRLNRYLAMCGLGARRKVEGIIASGRVKVDGKVVLMPAYRVNEENEVSVDGSPVTPERKVYVVMNKPAGWVCSVSDPFDPVIAGLLPEKFSSFRLFPVGRLDRETEGLLILTNDGAFAQEVVHPSRRILREYHALLDREINRKAVKGWLSGVELDGRLLKPANVRILDREPADRWVSVVLAEGVKREVRRMAQSLGFEVEVLVRKRIGKMELKELPAGKFVEMSRRELWNAIRFGGSI; from the coding sequence GTGAACGCGAAGATCAGGCTCAACCGGTACCTGGCCATGTGCGGACTGGGTGCGAGAAGAAAAGTGGAGGGAATAATAGCTTCCGGCCGAGTAAAGGTTGACGGGAAAGTGGTCCTCATGCCGGCTTACCGCGTGAACGAAGAAAATGAAGTTTCCGTTGACGGCAGCCCGGTTACGCCTGAAAGAAAGGTCTACGTCGTCATGAACAAACCTGCGGGCTGGGTATGTTCCGTTAGCGACCCCTTCGATCCGGTCATTGCGGGTCTGCTTCCCGAAAAGTTCAGTTCCTTCCGCCTTTTTCCGGTGGGGCGGCTTGACAGGGAAACGGAGGGTCTGCTTATCCTCACCAACGACGGTGCTTTTGCCCAGGAGGTTGTGCATCCCTCACGGAGAATACTCAGGGAATACCACGCTCTCCTCGACAGGGAAATCAACAGAAAGGCTGTAAAAGGCTGGCTTTCCGGTGTCGAGCTCGACGGACGCCTGCTGAAGCCGGCGAATGTCCGCATCCTTGACCGGGAACCTGCGGACAGGTGGGTCTCCGTGGTCCTGGCTGAGGGAGTCAAGCGTGAGGTGCGCCGGATGGCCCAAAGCCTCGGTTTTGAGGTCGAAGTGCTTGTTCGGAAAAGAATTGGTAAAATGGAGCTGAAGGAACTCCCTGCAGGAAAGTTTGTCGAGATGTCCCGCAGGGAACTCTGGAATGCGATTCGGTTCGGGGGAAGCATTTAG
- the cmk gene encoding (d)CMP kinase: MTGRPLIVAIDGPAGAGKSTIAKRVAGSLGIPYLDTGALYRALAFFLDARGIPPVESDMLFSALQEVSLEITGKGILLEGKYVGAEIRAPRIDAIVSAYASLPMVRNRLLDLQREQGKRKGLVADGRDMATVVFPDAQVKIFLTASAEERARRRFLELKERKENARFEDVLEQIRERDRADSSRSAAPLRKADDAVELSTDGLTIGEVTGEVLAIVREILNKENHNDAVQ; encoded by the coding sequence ATGACGGGCCGGCCGCTCATCGTGGCCATCGACGGACCGGCCGGAGCCGGCAAAAGCACCATAGCGAAACGTGTAGCCGGGTCTCTGGGGATACCCTACCTTGACACCGGGGCATTGTACAGGGCCCTTGCCTTCTTTCTCGATGCCAGGGGCATTCCGCCCGTAGAATCAGATATGCTTTTTTCCGCCCTTCAGGAGGTCTCGCTGGAAATCACCGGAAAAGGAATCCTGCTTGAGGGGAAATACGTCGGGGCAGAGATCCGCGCTCCGCGTATTGACGCCATTGTTTCGGCCTACGCATCGCTGCCCATGGTCCGGAACCGCCTTCTTGACCTCCAGCGTGAACAGGGAAAAAGAAAAGGACTTGTCGCGGACGGGCGCGACATGGCGACCGTCGTATTCCCGGACGCCCAGGTGAAGATTTTTCTTACTGCATCTGCGGAGGAAAGGGCACGGCGCCGTTTTCTCGAGCTCAAGGAGCGGAAGGAAAATGCCCGCTTTGAAGATGTGCTTGAACAGATAAGGGAGAGGGACCGGGCGGACAGCAGTCGCTCCGCTGCTCCCCTGAGGAAGGCCGACGACGCTGTCGAACTGAGTACAGACGGGCTCACCATCGGAGAAGTGACCGGCGAGGTACTCGCTATCGTAAGAGAAATCCTGAACAAGGAGAATCATAATGACGCTGTCCAATAA
- a CDS encoding HDOD domain-containing protein, producing MDGIDERSRELIKTRILKKIKEIKSFPQFVVETMRKLNDPDSSAQDVAASLSRDEGLVIRTLKLANSAAYGISREISSIAEAIALLGYKNISNIVLSASVYSVMDKSLSGYALDRGVLWRHSLTVAYAARYISQKTRKALPEEAYVGGLLHDIGKVVLNDYVRFGYGIIVKLVEEQHIPFLDAEIQVLGFDHAAVGTLLVEKWGLPDPFKFAVAHHHAPNALQEPKYQSLVDVVHVANSLCLMLGVGLGADGLQSYLYPESLERLGITDYENLMSELVDFVAQAEAELSEMEEAFQ from the coding sequence ATGGACGGAATTGACGAGCGATCACGGGAACTCATTAAAACACGCATTCTCAAAAAAATAAAGGAAATCAAATCTTTTCCTCAGTTCGTCGTAGAAACGATGCGCAAGCTGAATGACCCGGACAGCAGCGCCCAGGATGTGGCCGCCAGCCTTTCCCGGGATGAAGGGCTCGTGATCCGGACCCTCAAACTGGCCAATTCAGCCGCCTACGGAATTTCCAGGGAGATTTCAAGTATCGCGGAAGCCATCGCCCTTCTGGGATACAAGAATATAAGCAACATCGTTCTTTCAGCTTCGGTTTACTCCGTAATGGACAAATCCCTCTCGGGGTATGCCCTCGACAGGGGAGTCCTCTGGCGTCATTCCCTCACAGTGGCCTACGCTGCCCGCTACATTTCCCAGAAGACCAGGAAAGCCCTTCCGGAAGAAGCCTACGTCGGCGGTCTTCTTCACGATATCGGGAAAGTGGTGCTGAACGATTACGTCCGTTTCGGATACGGCATCATCGTCAAGCTGGTGGAGGAACAGCACATTCCCTTCCTTGACGCTGAAATACAGGTTCTCGGTTTTGACCACGCCGCTGTGGGAACCCTGCTGGTGGAAAAATGGGGCCTTCCCGACCCCTTCAAATTCGCCGTGGCCCATCACCATGCTCCAAACGCCCTACAGGAACCGAAATATCAATCCCTGGTCGACGTGGTCCATGTCGCCAATTCCCTTTGCCTCATGCTCGGCGTCGGACTTGGCGCTGACGGACTCCAGAGCTATCTCTATCCCGAATCCCTTGAAAGGCTCGGCATCACGGATTATGAAAACCTTATGTCCGAACTTGTGGATTTCGTCGCCCAGGCAGAAGCCGAGCTCTCGGAAATGGAGGAAGCTTTCCAATGA